AAATAAAGAAAGTAATCGTCTGTCTAAATTATCTGATTGAAGAAAAACTCCAACGTCAATTTTTTGCTCTAGATTGTTATTTGCTGTATTTGTTATCACCTCAATGTCAAAACCCTTGAGTTGTTTTTTTAAGGTGCGCTGCAGCGGTGCATTTTTGACACTGGATGATATTTGTAAGGTTTTGATCCCAGAAGGCAAACTATAATCACCTCGCAGTTTAAAGCCACAGCTTGTTATCAGCGTACTGATAACAAGCATGGCTAATAGCTTACTTAGAGCATTAAACACCTTAATTGGCCACAATATTTAATAGTTTTCCTGGCACGTAAATGACTTTACGTATGGTTTTACCATCAATGTGTTGCTGAACATTATTTTCACTTAATCCTAATGCTTCTACTTGTTCTTTAGACGCATCGGCAGCAACCGTAATTTTAGCTCTTACTTTGCCATTAACTTGCACTATTATAAGCTTTTCATCTTCAATCAGAGCATCCGCTTCAGCCACTGGCCAAGGGGCCGTTTCAACTTCGCTTTCATGACCTAAGTCTTTCCACATTACATGACATATATGTGGTGCTATAGGTGCAAGTAATAATACGATTGTGTTGATACCTTCACGTAAAACCGCTAAGTCTTGGACAGATTCTTGAGGGGCTTTTTGTAAATTATTCAACAATTCCATTGTAGCGGCTATTGCCGTGTTAAACGTTTGTCGACGACCAATATCGTCACTGACTTTTTCGATAGTTTTGTGGATCAAACGACGTAATGTTTTTTGTGGGCCAGACAAACTTAATTTATCTATCGCAACTGCCTCACCGGCTTCTATATGCTCTTGCACCAAAGTCCATAAACGTTTTACAAACCTATGGGCGCCTTCAACACCTGAATCAATCCATTCAAGTGTTTGTTCTGGTGGCGCGGCAAACATAGTGAAAACACGTATAGTATCTGCACCGTATATATCGATAACTTTTTGAGGATCAATACCGTTGTTTTTGGATTTAGACATCTTAGTCATGCCAGCATGTATTACTTCTTTGCCATCGGCTGCTAATACGGATTTTAGGATGCGTCCTTTATCGTCTTTTTCACTCTCTACATCGGCTGGTGAATACCAAGTTTGTTTGCCCATTTCGTCTTCACGATAAAATGAATCAGCTAACACCATACCTTGGCACAATAAACGTTTATAAGGCTCATCTGATTGAACTAAACCTTCATCACGTAATAATTTATGGAAAAAACGAGAATACAATAAATGTAAAATAGCATGTTCTATTCCCCCAACATATTGGTCAACGGGCAACCAATAGTTGGCTTGTTCTGGATCTAACATGGCTTGGTCATTTTGTGCACTACAATAACGAGCGTAGTACCAAGATGACTCCATAAAGGTGTCAAAAGTATCGGTTTCTCTCAGCGCAGGTTGACCATTAAATTCAGTTTTTGCCCATTCAGGGTCGGCTTTAATAGGTGAAATAACCCCATTCATTTCTACATCTTCAGGTAGTTCTACAGGAAGCTGATCGCTAGGTACTGGAACAGATTCTCCATTTTCTAAATTTAGCATGGGGATAGGGGTGCCCCAATAACGTTGGCGTGAAACACCCCAATCGCGTAGTCGATAGTTGACCTTCTTTTTACCTTTATTTAAAGACGCAAGCTTGCCAGCAATAGCATCAAATGCTGCTGTAAATGATAAACCATCGTATTCGCCAGAATTAACCAATAAGCCTTTTTCGGTAAAAGCAGCTTGGCTTAAATCGACTT
The sequence above is a segment of the Paraglaciecola sp. L3A3 genome. Coding sequences within it:
- the lptE gene encoding LPS assembly lipoprotein LptE; this translates as MWPIKVFNALSKLLAMLVISTLITSCGFKLRGDYSLPSGIKTLQISSSVKNAPLQRTLKKQLKGFDIEVITNTANNNLEQKIDVGVFLQSDNLDRRLLSLFSTGQVAEYELVYGINYYIQFPGEEAIPIEFDVTREYQDDPDAVLAKSRELDLVLGEMRQQAANRIIRQITSSYNTWQQTKGY
- the leuS gene encoding leucine--tRNA ligase, which gives rise to MAEKLYQPQEIEKEVQAYWETQQTFKATEQEDKEKFYCLSMFPYPSGRLHMGHVRNYTIGDVISRYQRMLGKNVLQPMGWDAFGLPAENAAINNNTAPANWTYSNIDYMKTQLKSLGFGYDWDREIATCKKDYYRWEQWFFTRLYEKGLVYKKNATVNWDPVDHTVLANEQVIDGRGWRSGALVEQKEIPQWFIKITDYAEELVSDLEQLEEWPEQVRAMQKNWIGRSEGVEITFDLEQTVAGQNDFDVYTTRPDTLLGVTYVAVAAQHPIALEAAKTNNELADFVEECKNTKVAEAELATMEKKGCATGYYAIHPLTGDKVPVWVANFVLMGYGSGAVMSVPGHDQRDWEFATKYGLEIKQVIKAEDQSVEVDLSQAAFTEKGLLVNSGEYDGLSFTAAFDAIAGKLASLNKGKKKVNYRLRDWGVSRQRYWGTPIPMLNLENGESVPVPSDQLPVELPEDVEMNGVISPIKADPEWAKTEFNGQPALRETDTFDTFMESSWYYARYCSAQNDQAMLDPEQANYWLPVDQYVGGIEHAILHLLYSRFFHKLLRDEGLVQSDEPYKRLLCQGMVLADSFYREDEMGKQTWYSPADVESEKDDKGRILKSVLAADGKEVIHAGMTKMSKSKNNGIDPQKVIDIYGADTIRVFTMFAAPPEQTLEWIDSGVEGAHRFVKRLWTLVQEHIEAGEAVAIDKLSLSGPQKTLRRLIHKTIEKVSDDIGRRQTFNTAIAATMELLNNLQKAPQESVQDLAVLREGINTIVLLLAPIAPHICHVMWKDLGHESEVETAPWPVAEADALIEDEKLIIVQVNGKVRAKITVAADASKEQVEALGLSENNVQQHIDGKTIRKVIYVPGKLLNIVAN